Within the Miscanthus floridulus cultivar M001 chromosome 2, ASM1932011v1, whole genome shotgun sequence genome, the region GTCGAGGCACTCCTGCACTAGAACCGTGATGCGTGACTTGCCGCCGTGCGGTGCTTGGTGGACTAATGCATCCGTATTGGGCCGCATGCATGGTGAGCGCTGGTTGGCATCAAGCTCCCATCGCTGAGACATCGAGCTCTCAACCTGTTGCGTAGCCGCCCACTCGAGCAGCGTTCGAACCTCACGGTGGGCCCATCAATCCTTGGGCGTCGTGGGCTCCAAAAGCCCCCTGAGCAAGGCTTCTaccgcagcgatgttctggcttgcccgtgTGAAGCGCGGGAGCACCTGATCATCCTCGACgatcctctggttcatgtcatgggccataGCACAGGCGCATCCTCTGTCTCCATGGCGCTTGATCTCACGATCAAGCTCTGCGCATTCCTGCTctagctggagtcatgcttccttaagctctaggtgttaggccttcaACTACTCCACTCGCAAGCAAGGTAGGGCCCCTACACCCAcctcgacctcatcgtcgaggttgttggtcggggtagcctcttcctcatggatgctctagacatgtccctcgggggtacctaccatgaagcattcacaagaggggtgatggctccccctgctggagtcagagccagagagTGACTCTGGTtcctctatgaggaggtcatggaaagattccacgacgtgttcgatcacccccacgaactcgttgCTTGTTAGGGATAGAATCATGCGTTGCgtcacaaggtggccaacggtctctgcggtgTTGTGGAGATCAAACAGGAGCACTATCAAGGCACtccagatgaggtattctggAGAGAGCGCCTCTCCCTCGGTAAGCTACATCATCATgttggcgaatgagaaggtgaggtggcgcaagtCTTCTTGGgacggttggggtcctaggaagatgTTGAGCTAATGTTCCAACCTCCCATAGTCAAAGTTGAGGAGTTGGCCGCTCCTGGGGGTGTGGGCCTCCAGCGCATGCAGCCATAGCTCCTCGAGCGCCTCGGTAATCGCGTCGAGGTAGGCGAAGTGGAGGGGTTGGGTGACGATGGGTGCTCGCGTCAGCTCTTCctccaccgtgacgatgaagtccaggtccctgaagcgcacgtgtgcgcccaggacccaactgatgtcgtgactagccatccgaggcctagtgTTGATGTCGAAATGCACaaaagacccctacctggcgcgtcaactataggtgtttcgagtaagcactggctagtaaatttgtatattgcgcatctgacccagatggtgtgctaagaggacacaaggattatactggtttgggtcgAATGTCACTACGTCTAGTTTtgagctgctcgtgttactagcactgagtttgtagtagggggttacaaactggcgggagagggaggtagctcccaagtctctggtgtgatGTGGTATGCTTGTCTGATGAATCGGTGTGTGATGAGTTGATGTCCttagtgggacgccctgctttctcttttataggtcaaggaaAAGCAGGGGTTACAACCGAAGGGAAGaggagaaaaagaaagagaaagaaggcTCTCGGAGGTGCACCGCCCTCCTCGTGGGTCCCGCTAACCCTATAGATCGTGGTGTCAATGGCATTGTACCGGGGTCCTATTGGCCGCTGTAGCTTACGTGCGGGCATCGTGCGCCTTTCTTGTCTTCCATTCCATCCGAACGGACAGAATGGTTAAAGGGTCCCCTGACAGAAAGCCATGGGGAGGGGGGGCTAGtggtacagtgccagtcaactgacgCCGGTTGACTGATGTTGGACGGTGGTCAGacagggagttggcagcacagtgctggCCTATTGACGCGATGGGCGATGCGACCGCTAGTCGCATCAGGACATGTCCGAGACGTGCTCCCAGGCGTGCGCTTCCATaccgtagtggttgaagcggtttGAGTCATACCCCCTAGGACCACTGCTTTGGTATTGTAGCAGATCTGATCCCCaaggatcgggcgaggtggaaatcTCTCCCTAGGAGCTGGGCCCTCCCCATGGGACCGGACGAGGCGTGTCCCGGCCCCTGGGGTCGGACGATGCGAAAACCTCGTCCTCGGCGTCGGACAAGGCGTGGCTCGGCCCCTGGGGGTTGAACGTggcggaaacctcgtcctcggcGTCGGACGAGGTGTGGCCCAGCCCCTAGGGGTCAGACGAGGCGAAAACTTCGTCCTCGGCGTCGGACGAGGccgtagttgcatttttaaccaTCGGATGAGGTGACATGATGCTCTTTAATCCTTTGGCTCAGATACCCGGATATAGATATCAGACACATACGTATTGTAAATAAAGCATTAAAAAGATTATCTCGGGATACATTCATGTCTTCGTCTTCGTCTGCTACTTGCCCATTACCACTGCTTTGTTGAGATGAGGAAGCCATTGTAACTGGCGTATAGttttcatcacaatcacacattaAAATCTGCATCTGCTAGTGCACTTTCTCGAATGAAGTTGTGTAAGGCCATACATGCAAGTATTATTTTGGATTGTGTTCTCATTGGATACGTAGGTATCCCTAACAATATTCGCCACTTCATTTTTAAAATACCAAATGATCTTTCGATAACGTTACGGTGGTCTTGGTCCATGTCGAAACTCTGGTAAGTGGTATTTTGTTCCCTTGTATGGTGCAAGGTATCCAAATCGATTTGGGTAGCCCGCGTccacaaaataaaattttcctaaATACAAACAACAGTATATGTAAGGAATAATCTTGAAAAAAAGGGACAAGCCGAAATAAAGACACAATGTACAGAAAGATAAAATTTTCCTAAATACAAAACAGCACATATATAGAATAATCTTGACAAAAGGTGACAAGCTCAAATAAAGACACAATGTAGATAAAGATAGAATTTTTCCGAAATGCAAACAATAGTACATATATGGAGTAATCTTGACGAAAAGTGACAAGCTGTAACAAAGACACAATGTACAGAAATGTGATGGTACCTGCTGGTGGGTGTGGTAACTTGTCACCGTATTTGCGTATGGCATCGGTACCTGCAGGGTTTGTTTTGTTTTTCCTCCAAACTCAGCTATCGCAGGAGGCTACTCCCTGCGCCTCCGTGCAAAAAGAATATAACTATAGATTTATTCAGATAAATAAATTTAGGTCTAATTAAaactataaaaaaataattttattgtttgtatttttaaatatatttaactataaaatatattttataactaatctaataatatttattcgaCATAATAAATATTAGTGTTCTATTGTATATCTTTGGGCAAACTTGAATGTGTTTGATTCCTTGACAAGTGATAATTGCATTATTTAAAGACGGATGGAGTGATTCTAGCTTCTTCAGATCACGTTAAGAGAGAAGCTGCATCCGTTCCAAAATATTTGACCTTATAAGATTTAAATCTTACATTTTTATTTCTCAGTGCATCTTTCTCTTCTCTTaatacatttttttttcttttctcagcACATCTCTATCTTTAATTTTCTCTATCTCTCGTCTTCTTACTTTCTATGCATCACATCTTTTTATATTCTTGTGCCCAAACCTAAAATATCAAATATTTTAAGATGGAGGGAGAtactaggacggagggagtatgtgctCCTAGAAGACAAGTCCAGTGTAGCTACGAAAGATAAGATCATATCAAAGCATTCATCTATTACAACTGTATAAAACCAAATAGCTCACACGACATTTAGTAAATGAATGAAAGCTAACCTCTGTTTTGAAAAGTCTAAATTATATTCTTTCTTGAACCAGAGTTGAAAGAGATAGAATTGTGTGCATTTTAGAATGGAGGGTATATTTGTTTACTTGCTTGACTGaaggatgtgtgtgtgtgtttggaaTTTTGTTCATATTTGAGTCAACTCATAAAAGTTCTATGCAATCCTGCTGTTTCAACACGCATAAAGACATCATGTAACCTATGTCCGAATGGTTGAGCTTTATTTATGCTAACGATTCTGAACGTTAGGAATCCCTTCATTCTCTTTTATAAGACATCATGCGAATTTTGAATCTTTGATAATTTATTAGATTTGTAATTCCATTTCTTAGTATGAATGATATaaataaaacaaataaataatCACTTATTTGGTTCCAAAATAAACACATAGTATCTTGCTTCTTATGAGTCAAACTTAATAATAGTATAAACATCTATATCTCCAATAaatattataaaagtatatacCATGctcaatctaataatacttattatatatcataaatattaatattattatatatatttaattaatcTAAAAGATTTGACTGCTCAATAAGTGAGATGTGAGTTTATTTTAGGACGGAGAAGTAAATTATAATCTAGAATATCACATCAAACTACGGTTGGCCATCGACAATATATACTTCCTTTATTCCTAAATAACTGTCGTTCTCACTTTTCGAGAAATAACTTTTACtaattttatattaaaaatattaatatttatggtacatactccatccgttcctaAATAACCGTCGCTTTCGTTTACCGAGAAATAActttaactatatatatatataatactaaTATATATGgtatataattaatatcattaaataaattgctgaatctatttttataataaatttatttgaagatataaattatTGCACATATGTTCTACAAATCTAATCAAACTTATAGTGAAAAAAATAATAGTTATTTAGGGACAAGGGAGTAGATTTAACTCGGAGATTTGACGTCATTTGTTAAAATGATCCTGGATACTGAAAAAAATGATCCTGGGATAGCCACTGCGCACGCTCAGAGCGGAGGGAGTTTTTTCAACAGATCGAGAGGCGTGTCACATCCCATCCGACATAAATGTGACTTATAACGCTCGAGAGGCCGCAACCGTATTTTTCTCCGAGAACGAATCAGTCGCAACATTTCGGTTTGTTTTTAAGCCAACGGGGCCAAATACTTCCCGGCCGGAGTCGATCGAACCCACTGGCTTCCCTCGGTCGGGTCTCTCCAAAACAGCAAAGGCGCCGAAGCAGCTACCACCGCACTcgagtccgccgccgccgcgccgctctaAATCGGCACCGCGGAGCGGGCTGGCTGGTAAGCAATCCTACCTTTGCCCTGACTGATTACTCGTTCTCGATCGAACCCAAACCTTTCTCTAGCACTGTCAGCTTTGGATTCGCCATTCGCGTGCGGCGTCCGGGTGCTCTACTTGCGAACCCAATCTGTTCATCCGTCCATTTTTTTCTCGATTATACGGACTTTCCTGCTTCTCCGGCACGGGAATCCACTGGTCGATCGTAGTTGATGTTACACTTGTTGCTTGGCTTATTTTCCTATAGAAAAAGGGCCTtacgctctgtgcggggtctgcgGAAGGGTGGCAAGCCTTGCCCTCAGGAttgagaccgcgactcgaacccgaacCAACACAGGCGATAAGACTCCACGCACCAGGCCCGTCCTTCCTTATTTTCCTATCATAAACTAAAGTTTTTGGGGGTTCGCCTGTTCCTGCATTGCTCATAGGAGATGAAAACGAATGTTAtgcattttaaaatttggggaAATTTACCCCTTAGGTTATATGAAACCGCATATCTTCGTGGATGAGTTTTCGTTCATAATATTGGAGTATGGGGACTATCTAGTTGTTATTATATTCTGAAGGCTAGTGCCTCTGTTCCGAAGTGTAGATTGATGGACTTAACCAGCAACTGGAGTGCATCTATCTCCCGTCTATCAACTGAACTAGATTCGTTTTGAGACATTTGTACACAAAATTGCTTGAATCCTGCTGCATTTTTTTTCAGGGAACTCGTTTGCTACGATGGAAGAGGGCAGCGACTACTATGTCGTCAGGAAAGGTGATGTGGTGGCAGTTTACAAGACTCTAAGTGACTGCCAGGCTCAGATTTGCTCTTCGGTATGTATAAACAGCGTGGAACTACAAATATTTAGATGATTGTAATGTAATGTTGTTTGCATCTCATTTTGCTGATGCTTGAAGGGTTGTGTTAATTTGATTTTTCACTTCTACGAAATGAAAAAGTTATACCGAAATACATTGAACCTACCTTTTGGCGATGCTAATACCAAATTATTTAGGAGAACACCACATTCCCTCACTCCCTAAACTCCCTGACATGTATTACATTGTCTTTCTATACTTTGTTTCTTTTGGCTTCTTGTTTTGTCATGTCCCGAAATGGGGGATCTTAGATCTATACAAGTATGCATATCAACTTGAGTAGCCTCTTAGCTTGCCATCTCCCGTCTAAGCGAACCACTCCAATAATGTCTACAAATAAGTTATCTAAGGTTTCAGCTGTTTCTTCATGTTTATTAGGAATGACATTGTTACTAATACACTGCTAGTTCTATGAATAGAATAGATATTTCCCCGAGGCTAGGTTGGCAAGATGTTTAAGAATCCTTTATTTTAGTTTAATACACAACGATTGTCACTATCTGTGAAATCTTGCGCTAGCTATATACTCGTATAAGATTTCAAACCATAATAGCTGTTCAGTAATTAATGGTATAATTGCCACTCATAAGCTTTTTTGTTCTTTTACTAAAAGTCATTTGTTTTTATGCTCTAGCATTTTCCTGGCTACCACAAGAACTTATTTGACCTTGCACAATATCCCTTACCTTGTAATCCTAATGAAACTCCCGTCAAGTATGTGTAGTATTACATTATTttagctatgttttgttttgatTTTGTGTTTGATCTGGCAAAATGTTTTAGCAGCAGACTGTCTTGCTGCTAAACTGTTCAACTGTATTTTTCTATATTCTATTTTTCTTCTATCATTCTTCAAAATTTAAACAAATACTGTGAAATCTCACTGAAGCTACATCAATGTCCCTAAGGAATTCTATAAATGCAAGTCTTGTCAATTGCATGCATTCTGTGATGGACATTATCTCCTTAGATTGCTGCTTCTCTTCTCTTAAAGGTATCTGGTCCTGCTGCAAGTGCCTACAAGGGTCACTCTTGGAGCAGAGGAAAGGAGGAATACCTGTCTTCACGGGGGCTAAGTAATGCTACTTACGTAATCAATGCAGCTGAACTTAGGGAAGATGTACTTGGTCCCCTTGTGCCGTGTAGTTTCCAGGTAAAGTGCTGAAGATTTCATTGATTGTGTAGTTCCATCACTATTTGGCACATTGGAATCTTTTAAAAAATACTGAGTTCGCGGGTTGTCTGCTAGGATATGGATATTTTCTTGTTCGTATCTTCTGCTCACTGAAGTCTCATATTTTCCAGTATCCTTTTCTTTGCAGGACATACTTGGTTCTAGTCCAAATCAACTGGCTCCAAATCATATAGGCTTCCATAATGTTATAGCATCTCAGACTGGAGCACAATATGTTGATCTGAACAATGTAAGTATTGCAAGAATTCAAATATCAGCAATAAAATCAACATCATCCTCATATTAGTGTCTAATATGATACACAATCCTCAGATGCCAACTAAAGGCAGAGTGGATATGAAAAAGAGGAAGATTAGAATTCTCTAAGGCAGAGTGGATATGAAAAAGGGGAAGATTAGAATAATCTAACACATGCATTTCCCCTTGTAATGGTATTTCACATGGCTGGCATCATAAGTTCATAAATCATAAAGCATGTACTCcccccattccaaattataggacgttttggcttttctagaatacattgcttttactatgtttCTAGACATGGCGTATATCTAagtcatagcaaaagctatgtatctagaaaagccaaaacgtcttataatttggaatggagggagtatttaatTTCCAAAGCAACTTGCCTAGCAAATCGGCATATGTCTGATGTGAAATGCATATTAACAAATGAAACTATGCATGGATTTTGTATATGTGAATCCATGCTTGTACTGATTTACACCAACTATACATGTACATAAGAAATTTAGAAATCCATGGGAGATGAACTTGACCTTTAATCTTAGGCAAGTTGTTTTTTTCCCTTGCTGGCATGGTGTCTCAAGCACTATTATCTCAATCTGCCTATTCAGTCATAAAAGTTTATTATGTACCTCTTAACACACCACTTGTGTTAGTATTGGCATTTGCTGTATGTGTATGATGAGCTTATGCTGCAGGAAGCCAGATCCAGTTCCTTCGGGCATATGTCACCAGCAAATTTCAATCATACTGGAGCTGTTGATGCACAACCTATCTCAAAACAATACGTAAGTTCAATCATGTTTGGGTTAATTACTTTCCACCTTTACCGCAATACTTGCACCTATCAGTCTCTTCAGTTTCCATGCAACTATTTTATTGAAAATATTGTCTTGATTATGCTCTGTATCAAGTAAACTAAATAGTATTGACTCAGTATGATTCTATGGTGAATACTCTTTAACTTTGTTGTGCGATAATATGAACCAGACTTTGTTGTGTAACAATATGAACCAGACAGGTCTTCAACCACATATCTATTACCACTAAATTTGTATTCGGCAACTTAAAAAGAAAAACTCTCTGAACTTGGAATGGTAGCATTTTATATCCAAAATCAAGATGCAGTTCATGATTAAGAGAAGAATTTTTCAACCTTCTGTACTTTGCATTCCTTTAAGAAAGGTAGTTCAAAATCTAGGTTTCAGGCTTTTAGTTGATTTCCTCTTTTCTTTTACGTTTGAGGCTCTGAGTCCTGGTACTTTTCTTGTCCTCTGGAAACTTATTATTTCTTGTATATTATTTGTGCCGTGTACTTTCCACTGTCCTTAGAAAAAGGCTGGTGCATTAATAATCTATATGGGGGGAAAAAGGTCAGTACCACAAAATCGAACAGAGCAACAACTTAATGTAGAACAACAAAGCTATCAACCCTTAATATACCTTTTAAATGATATTACTTTGTGCTGTTGAGGGAAAGTGTTGCATGTGGACAAATTATGGTAATCAAACAGATTGCGAGGCTTGTTCATTTAAGTCTGCATTCTTGCATACAAAAGATTCTAACTAAAAGAGATTTATGGTAGTGCTAGAAACAAATTACAATGCAAGGCTCAAGTACTGATTTATCTTAGCTACATGTTTTTATGCACTTGCATGATTCAGATTAATGTCTTGTGATGCTTCCCAGTTCCCATCATACATGATATTTATTTTCATGCATAAGTTGATACTGGGTTTTGCACTTATCTGGTTATTCAGATGGTGGGTATTCTTCATTTTGATGGTGCTTCAAAAGGGAACCCAGGAAAAGCAGGTGCTGGAGCTGTGCTTATGACTGAAGATGGTAGAGTGGTATAATCAAATACTTAGTGCACTTAAAAAAGCTCTTGTTTGTGGTTGCTCCATCTATCACTGGGTTCACTGATGTTATCCAATAACCTTGAAGATATCTCGGCTTCGTGAGGGTCTTGGTGTCGCTACTAATAATGTTGCTGAGTATCGGGGCCTGATCTTAGGACTGAAATATGCGATTCGCCATGGATTCAAGAGAATTAAAGTACATGGGGACTCTCAACTTGTCTGCAATCAGGTATGGCTTTTTTCACTATAGTAATCAAAGCTTCATCCCTTACTTTACTTGGTTGTCTAGCTTCTCAGTTTTGTCATGATAGACATTTCATCCTGCTTAAGGAAAGAGGCAAGGGCAATTTGGAAAAAAATAGAAGAAGAGCAACCTGTATAGATGTGTTTTTTCTTTACATACTATTCTACCTAAAAATAAAAATAGTGTTCCTCTTGTTTCACTCTACAGAAATACAGTAACTGAGCAAAGCTAAATAACGTTGTCAATGTTGTCTTAGCATTGTTCTCTGTGCAATTTTATATTCTGAAAGTATGGAACATGTGCACAAGAACTCTTGACTTAAGATTGTCGAATCATTTATGCCTTTTCTTGAGAACTACATTCATTGTGCAATCGATAATGTTCCTCTCCAAATGAAATATTGGACCAGAGAATTATGGTATCAAGAaaatgttgttgttgctgcttctTACTCTCTACCCTAAATAGGTGAATGGTGTCTGGCAAGTGAAGCAGCCGAACATGATCGAGCTGTGCAAAGAAGTGAGAAGGCTAAAGGAAAACTTTCATTCCTTTGAGATCATCCATGTTCGACGGGTATGCAGTGCATTTACAGTTTTATATAAGCTTGCAGACTCTTTGGTTTTGCATCATAGATATTGGTCAAATCAGATATTCGTCGCACCATAGTTGATGTTATTTGCAAGTACTGACCACTTGTATATGCTTTAATTAAGCAAGCTACCACAGCAATGGTTGCTTTCATCAGATTGAAAAAAAAAAGCATTAGTTTCTATTGTTCGGCTAAGTGCTTTGC harbors:
- the LOC136539001 gene encoding uncharacterized protein: MEEGSDYYVVRKGDVVAVYKTLSDCQAQICSSVSGPAASAYKGHSWSRGKEEYLSSRGLSNATYVINAAELREDVLGPLVPCSFQDILGSSPNQLAPNHIGFHNVIASQTGAQYVDLNNEARSSSFGHMSPANFNHTGAVDAQPISKQYMVGILHFDGASKGNPGKAGAGAVLMTEDGRVISRLREGLGVATNNVAEYRGLILGLKYAIRHGFKRIKVHGDSQLVCNQVNGVWQVKQPNMIELCKEVRRLKENFHSFEIIHVRREWNAEADRQANIGITLASGAVSEERGDI